The proteins below are encoded in one region of Ostrea edulis chromosome 3, xbOstEdul1.1, whole genome shotgun sequence:
- the LOC125677305 gene encoding uncharacterized protein LOC125677305 yields the protein MDHIPRVSEVLYVGVCREIGTPTEVTFRRDIWDTGEMIRKPSDLYRGVRQMLSGSSREGFRFKSSDWDYMQWFPDHKVICEMSQSTFYHPPRHTLIYMETSDTPPGFARLQLLTPSNQEIVMSSLKERNNTEYISSLLLRMRYHQSLNGNDPVHEGENMHGPCHNYKYKSFEVDIALCFHSRHCPLPALPWVERCLTRVWPSRSVLQTIVNEGFHLVPIANRETNENSDLEWRISFSQAEQKLVYSMNHCQFLCYGIMKIILKEIISDELLCSYFMKTILFWRIQESSSTPWIPSTLLHHVWFCFKSLMQCVYTGYLPNFFIPENNMFAGKVVGAQQMSLYQKLETFYNIGVAFLLHSPTLREILIPALSNPYLVMPTGESYLKSEIDIDIAFCCESYRVTGDPVKSDFLANMMHLNVIDQLFSTRHDVIFHVILINVLASTSMSLKAQYSCVSKKRRSTIDRSIIHMLGLVLKLGCVSDGLYLRNKRYTCTIPVDIK from the exons ATGGATCACATTCCCCGTGTATCAGAAGTCCTGTATGTGGGTGTGTGTCGTGAGATAGGGACACCGACAGAAGTGACCTTCAGAAGGGATATATGGGACACGGGGGAGATGATACGGAAACCTTCAGACTTGTATAGAGGAGTGAGACAGATGCTGAGTGGTAGTTCTAGGGAGGGATTTAGGTTTAAATCATCTGACTGGGATTACATGCAGTGGTTCCCTGATCATAAGGTGATATGTGAGATGTCTCAGTCCACGTTTTATCATCCACCCAGACATACACTTATCTATATGGAGACCTCTGATACTCCCCCGGGATTCGCCAGATTACAACTACTCACGCCGTCAAATCAAGAAATTGTCATGTCCTCACTAAAAGAGAGAAACAATACTGAATACATTTCAAGTTTATTACTCCGGATGAGATATCATCAATCACTTAATGGAAATGATCCAGTCCATGAAGGTGAGAACATGCACGGTCCATGTCACAACTACAAGTATAAATCTTTTGAAGTTGATATCGCGCTGTGTTTCCATTCCCGTCACTGTCCCTTACCAGCCCTTCCCTGGGTTGAGAGATGTTTGACTCGCGTATGGCCATCGCGTAGTGTACTACAAACAATTGTTAATGAAGGATTTCATCTCGTTCCTATCGCAAACAGAGAGACAAATGAAAACTCAGACTTGGAGTGGAGAATTTCTTTTTCACAAGCGGAGCAAAAACTTGTGTACTCTATGAACCATTGCCAATTTCTCTGTTACGGGATCATGAAAATAATTCTGAAGGAAATTATTTCTGACGAATTACTGTGTTCATATTTCATGAAAACTATATTATTTTGGAGAATTCAAGAGAGCTCTTCAACTCCATGGATACCATCAACATTGCTTCATCATGTGTGGTTTTGTTTCAAATCCTTGATGCAGTGTGTATATACCGGTTACCTTCCAAATTTCTTTATCCCGGAAAACAACATGTTTGCAGGAAAAGTTGTCGGGGCGCAACAGATGTCCCTGTATCAAAAGTtagaaacattttacaatattgGCGTTGCCTTCCTGTTACATAGTCCCACTCTCAGAGAGATTCTGATCCCGGCCCTCTCCAATCCATACTTAGTAATGCCGACAGGGGAAAGTTACCTCAAGTCAGAAATAGATATTGATATTGCTTTTTGTTGTGAAAGCTACCGTGTTACAGGTGACCCAGTTAAATCAGATTTCCTTGCAAACATGATGCATTTAAATGTAATAGATCAGTTATTCTCAACCCGTCATGATGTTATATTCCATGTGATTTTGATAAATGTGCTTGCATCAACTTCTATGTCATTAAAAGCACAATATTCGTGTGTGTCTAAGAAAAGGAGATCCACCATTGATAGGTCGATAATTCACATGTTGGGTCTAGTTTTAAAGTTAGGCTGTGTATCTGATGgtttatatttaagaaataag cgTTATACTTGTACGATACCGGTAGATATCAAATAG